One region of Mycolicibacterium lutetiense genomic DNA includes:
- a CDS encoding threonine ammonia-lyase, producing MNLVTLEDIDAAARRIDADIVRTPLLPAGWGDRERPLWLKPENLQPIGAFKIRGAFNALGRLDPGVRAAGVVAYSSGNHAQAVAYAAAAFGVTAHIVMPEETPTVKVQATRDHGAQVVLCGAGQRESVAAELVERTGGVLVPPFDHPDVIAGQGTIGLEIARDLPDVASVFIPISGGGLASGVGTAVRSLCPQARIFGVEPELAADTAESLAVGHRVDWPVAQRNRTIADGLRSTPSALTFAHLQRVLDDVITVTESEIRSAVRELAYRAHLVAEPSGAVALAGYRKATAPSGPAVVIVSGGNIEPLSLAEILSGGQ from the coding sequence GTGAACCTGGTGACCCTCGAGGACATCGACGCCGCTGCCCGGCGGATCGATGCCGACATCGTGCGAACCCCGCTGCTTCCCGCCGGCTGGGGAGACCGTGAACGGCCGTTGTGGCTCAAGCCCGAGAATCTGCAACCGATCGGCGCATTCAAGATCCGCGGCGCGTTCAATGCGTTGGGTCGACTCGATCCCGGCGTGCGGGCCGCCGGAGTGGTGGCGTATTCCAGCGGCAATCATGCTCAGGCGGTGGCGTATGCGGCCGCGGCCTTCGGCGTCACCGCACACATCGTGATGCCCGAGGAGACGCCGACGGTGAAGGTGCAGGCCACCAGGGATCATGGGGCGCAGGTGGTGTTGTGCGGGGCCGGGCAGCGTGAGTCGGTCGCCGCCGAGCTGGTCGAGCGGACCGGTGGGGTGCTGGTGCCGCCGTTCGACCATCCCGACGTGATCGCCGGTCAGGGCACCATCGGACTGGAGATCGCCCGGGATCTTCCCGATGTTGCATCCGTGTTCATCCCGATCAGCGGTGGCGGACTGGCCTCGGGTGTGGGTACCGCTGTCCGTTCCCTGTGCCCGCAGGCCAGGATCTTCGGTGTAGAGCCAGAACTCGCCGCCGATACCGCCGAAAGCCTGGCTGTGGGTCACCGCGTGGACTGGCCTGTGGCGCAACGGAACCGGACCATCGCCGACGGGCTGCGGTCGACACCGTCGGCATTGACGTTCGCCCACCTGCAACGTGTTCTCGACGATGTCATCACCGTGACCGAGTCTGAGATCCGTTCAGCGGTCCGAGAACTCGCGTACCGTGCGCACTTGGTCGCCGAACCCAGCGGTGCGGTGGCGCTGGCGGGTTACCGCAAGGCGACCGCGCCGTCTGGTCCGGCGGTCGTGATCGTCTCGGGCGGCAACATCGAACCGCTGTCGTTGGCCGAGATCCTGTCCGGGGGTCAGTGA
- a CDS encoding cytochrome c biogenesis CcdA family protein → MPDNLVALAFGAGLVAALNPCGFALLPGYLALVVQGTSPRGPLNAVARALVATLVMTAGFVAVFGTFGLLTVAAANTVQRYLPYVTLLIGIVLILLGVWLLAGRGLGLLLPDAVVGRAGWAPTARLGSMAGYGVGYALASLTCTVGPFLAVTGATLESNTALHRVAVFAAYAGGFALVVGVLAVATALAGTVVLDRLRRVVPYIGRISGALLIAVGAYVAYYGWYEIQLFSAAGNPDDPVIAAAGRLQGTLVGWVHRNGGWPWVLALLVLVALGVWRVRFAARTRRAHPATVDDAP, encoded by the coding sequence GTGCCAGACAACCTGGTGGCATTGGCGTTCGGCGCCGGACTCGTCGCGGCACTCAATCCCTGCGGTTTCGCGCTGTTGCCCGGCTACCTGGCGCTGGTGGTGCAGGGCACCTCGCCGCGCGGACCGCTCAACGCGGTGGCGCGAGCACTCGTGGCCACCCTGGTGATGACCGCCGGATTCGTTGCGGTATTCGGCACCTTCGGCCTGCTGACCGTCGCCGCCGCAAACACTGTGCAGCGATACCTTCCCTACGTCACCTTGCTTATCGGGATCGTCCTGATCCTGCTGGGGGTCTGGTTGCTCGCGGGCCGCGGACTCGGGTTGCTGCTGCCCGACGCGGTGGTGGGCCGTGCCGGATGGGCACCCACTGCGCGGCTGGGCTCGATGGCCGGATACGGCGTCGGATATGCGCTGGCATCACTCACGTGCACCGTGGGGCCCTTCCTGGCGGTCACCGGCGCAACCCTGGAATCGAACACCGCGCTGCACCGGGTAGCGGTATTCGCCGCGTACGCGGGAGGGTTCGCCCTCGTCGTCGGCGTGCTGGCCGTGGCAACAGCGTTGGCCGGCACCGTCGTGCTCGACCGATTGCGCCGCGTCGTCCCCTACATCGGCCGGATCAGCGGCGCCCTGCTGATCGCCGTCGGCGCCTATGTCGCCTACTACGGCTGGTATGAGATCCAATTGTTCAGCGCCGCAGGGAATCCCGATGATCCGGTGATCGCTGCCGCCGGCCGCCTGCAGGGCACTTTGGTGGGATGGGTGCACCGGAACGGCGGATGGCCGTGGGTGCTGGCCCTGCTGGTATTGGTGGCGCTCGGTGTGTGGCGGGTCAGATTCGCCGCGAGAACTCGCCGCGCACATCCGGCCACGGTGGACGACGCACCATAG
- a CDS encoding acyl-CoA thioesterase — protein MTRYSFGIVPRYAEIDQQGVVFNGHYLTWFDEACTGLFDHLRVSYADLIADGLDMQVVHTEIDFRSPVRWRESVRVAVQCEHIGTTSFTLGFTVLGTDASGDEQPRVCGSNVYVVVSTGDWSKRPVPECVRSALSSVARQ, from the coding sequence GTGACGCGGTACAGCTTCGGCATCGTTCCCCGGTACGCCGAGATCGACCAGCAGGGTGTGGTGTTCAACGGCCACTACCTCACCTGGTTCGACGAGGCGTGCACCGGGCTGTTCGACCACCTGCGGGTGAGTTACGCCGACCTGATCGCCGATGGACTCGACATGCAGGTGGTGCACACCGAGATCGATTTTCGGTCGCCGGTCCGGTGGCGGGAATCGGTGCGGGTCGCGGTGCAGTGCGAGCACATCGGCACCACCAGCTTCACCCTGGGTTTCACGGTGCTCGGCACCGACGCCTCCGGTGACGAGCAGCCCAGAGTCTGCGGCAGCAACGTCTACGTCGTGGTCTCGACCGGTGACTGGTCCAAGCGACCCGTTCCAGAATGTGTTCGCAGCGCGCTCAGTTCCGTTGCCCGCCAATGA
- a CDS encoding protein disulfide oxidoreductase: MTLRLPRLHRSVLSGLAGVLAAVGVVLALVAAPTAAADDRLQFTGTTLSGAPFNGSSLAGRPAVLWFWTPWCPFCNAEAPSVSQVAAANPQVSFVGVAAHSDVGAMQGFVDKYHLNFPNLNDADGSIWARYNVPWQPAYVFYRADGTSTFVNNPTSAMPQQELTERVAALKS; the protein is encoded by the coding sequence ATGACGTTGCGACTCCCGCGGTTGCACCGATCGGTCCTATCCGGCCTGGCCGGCGTGCTGGCGGCAGTTGGGGTGGTGTTGGCGCTCGTCGCGGCACCGACCGCAGCCGCCGACGACCGGCTGCAGTTCACCGGCACCACCTTGTCGGGCGCCCCGTTCAACGGGTCGAGCCTGGCCGGGCGGCCTGCGGTGCTGTGGTTCTGGACGCCGTGGTGCCCGTTCTGCAACGCCGAGGCACCATCGGTGAGCCAGGTCGCTGCGGCCAATCCGCAGGTCAGCTTCGTCGGTGTGGCGGCACACTCAGATGTCGGGGCCATGCAGGGATTCGTCGACAAGTACCACCTCAATTTCCCCAATCTCAATGATGCCGACGGGTCGATCTGGGCCCGCTACAACGTCCCGTGGCAGCCGGCGTATGTCTTCTACCGCGCCGACGGAACGTCCACGTTCGTCAACAACCCCACGTCGGCGATGCCGCAGCAGGAGCTGACCGAACGGGTCGCGGCCCTGAAGAGCTAG
- the speB gene encoding agmatinase: protein MGDQHDHDPQRELPPGMAEQLDLPHSGMVSFGHRPFLTEAAQLDTWQPDVAIVGAPFDISTTNRPGARFGPRAIRATAYEPGTYHLDLGLEIFDWLEVVDFGDAYCPHGQAEVSHANIRERVHAVASRGIVPVVLGGDHSITWPSATAVADVHGYGNVGIVHFDAHADTADNIEGNLASHGTPMRRLIESGAVPGTHFVQVGLRGYWPPQDTFEWMLEQGMTWHTMQEIWERGFKEVMADAVSEALQKAEKLYVSVDIDVLDPAHAPGTGTPEPGGITSADLLRMVRQLCRAHDVVGVDVVEVAPAYDHAELTVNAAHRVVFEALAGMAARRRDATETPAGPPAR from the coding sequence ATGGGCGATCAGCACGATCACGATCCACAGCGTGAATTGCCGCCCGGCATGGCCGAGCAACTCGACCTGCCGCACTCGGGCATGGTCTCGTTCGGGCACCGGCCGTTCCTGACCGAGGCGGCGCAACTCGACACCTGGCAGCCTGATGTGGCGATCGTCGGTGCACCGTTCGACATTTCGACGACCAATCGTCCCGGCGCCCGGTTCGGTCCGCGCGCGATTCGGGCGACGGCCTACGAACCGGGTACCTATCACCTCGACCTGGGCCTGGAGATCTTCGACTGGCTCGAAGTGGTCGACTTCGGCGATGCGTACTGCCCGCACGGGCAGGCCGAGGTCTCCCATGCCAACATCCGCGAGCGGGTTCATGCGGTGGCCTCGCGCGGGATCGTTCCGGTGGTGCTCGGCGGCGACCATTCGATCACCTGGCCCTCGGCGACCGCGGTGGCCGATGTCCACGGCTACGGCAACGTCGGCATCGTGCATTTCGATGCGCATGCCGACACCGCCGACAACATCGAGGGCAATCTGGCCAGTCACGGCACCCCGATGCGTCGGCTCATCGAGTCCGGCGCGGTGCCCGGCACCCATTTCGTCCAGGTCGGGCTGCGGGGTTACTGGCCGCCGCAGGACACTTTCGAATGGATGCTGGAGCAGGGCATGACGTGGCACACCATGCAGGAGATCTGGGAGCGCGGATTCAAGGAGGTGATGGCCGACGCGGTTTCCGAAGCACTACAGAAAGCCGAAAAGCTCTATGTCTCCGTCGATATCGACGTCCTCGATCCGGCACATGCGCCGGGCACCGGCACGCCGGAGCCCGGCGGTATCACCAGCGCCGACCTACTGCGGATGGTGCGACAGCTGTGCCGCGCCCATGACGTCGTCGGGGTCGACGTGGTGGAGGTGGCCCCGGCCTACGACCACGCCGAGCTCACGGTGAACGCCGCGCACCGGGTGGTGTTCGAGGCGCTGGCCGGGATGGCGGCGCGGCGCCGCGACGCCACCGAGACCCCGGCAGGCCCGCCCGCGCGCTGA